The Quercus robur chromosome 3, dhQueRobu3.1, whole genome shotgun sequence DNA segment ATTCTTTAAAATGCCAAGAGATGAAGCCCATGTAGAATTTGATCTTTTATAGGGTTTCCCCAGGTTCAACGAAACCAACATCGTTTAAATCCGTAGTTGAATAGCAAACCCTGATCTTAGacaatttaaaaacaaattagaatcTTTACTTTGATGAAATATGGAACTCTAACTTCAAATTGTTACTTATATGGAAAAGATTGCGTGCGTGAGGTTAAGGATTTGGGGGATGATTAGAGATTTAAAGAGAGAGGGAGTTATTCGCATTAGGAGGGGAGTAGGAGAGATATAGAATATAGTCAGgtaattctcttaaaaaaaaattaaacttaaataaaataaaataaaaagaatcttaaaaaaaataatagtgatgacgtggaaaattatggGAATTTCATAAGTTTCAGTTTAAtatataactagtcgctaacccgtgcaatgcacggaaGAGTCAAACAAAAGTTATAAATTTTCACTTATAAAAGTTACaacttaagaggaaaaaaaaaaatactaagaccAAAAGTGAAACTCTAACACCAATAATGTTGTATGGCCTCAACTTTCAGATGAATAAAATGACATTGTTAGGGAGTGAAGACAAATAAATGTATCAAATATTGAGTAAAGATTGCTTTAGTCATCTGGCTTAAATagtaaaactatttaaaaaaaaaaatcatttggacACTTTTAAgccaataaacaaaacaaaccctcATCACGCACACAAACGTGAGAAATTTGGAAAGAATAGATGTTGAAATATATGaatgtaaaaaagaagaagaggtaccaattgaaaggaaaaaaagagtattAATCGAGTAAAAATGCAAATTGatcaaatatatgaaaaaataaaaataaagggtgAGGCATTAAATTCTAGCAGAAGATGGGCTACTAATAacatatttcataatttaaaaataaattcaaatctatAAAGATGTATTTCATGCCTCTTAGCCGACCTTTTCTTTACAtaccaacaataaaaaataaaaaataaaacaaagttatAAATCAAAgtatacaattattttatgtgttagttttttttttattataaattattatagttTCTTGATTACACCTAGCATCATTGTATATGAAcgctaaaataaaaatatattcgTAACAAATTAATGGTGAAATATGTCTGGTATTCCATAGCAAAAGGGATttgaaatcatgaaaaacaaataaacttacaaaaaatattcaaaagattttctttccaggaaaaataaaactacaacTCCCCAatctttaatctctctctctatatattagtattatatatatacctacCAGTCCTTCATTGAGgcattctcttaaaaaaaaatcataaacattGCTAATCAATGCAATAAACTCCAGTATGCAAGAGAGCAGGGAAAAccgattattaaaaaaaaaaaactctgccCAAAACGCCTTTGATAattcattcccaaaaaaaacaaaagggtagaaaattttatttacctTCAGCCTTGCAATAAGGTTGCTCTCTAAGAAGCTTCAACATTGTAAATTGCCAAGCAACGATGGCTAGCATGAAAACCACCTTCTCCTTCTTTTGCAAACTGAGTTTATTTCACTTGAAGCTATGTGGTCCAATTCTAGTGCTGGCAACTCCACTGTGGGTTGCAACTCCACTGTGGGTTGCTTTACCGTAGGATTATAAGTCAAATAAAAAGATGCTGTattaggtttagggtttgtgCCGTGGAggaataattcaaatttattattttatagagtccaaaatgaagaaggaaatacattaaagtaaaaaacctaaaataaaaaagaaaaataaaatagtgatgacgtggaaaattgtgggagtttcagagatttcggttatatatatatatatatatatatatagattatatatatatatatatgtagattatttggttataaatttgctCTTATTTGTGATAATATTGTTCTAATTCTCAATTTAATATTCTAGTCCAACCCATGGGTCTAACCTGATCCACGTGTATTGAGTTaggttggattttttatttctcaaaaaaaaaaaaaagtttggattttttttaactcatcaTGGTGTGTTGGGTTGAAAAAACTCTTCAACCCGACCCATACACACCactacttataaataaataaattcatgataaagaccaaaaataatattttattatatattctataaattcatgataatagtaattaaaaaaaaaaaaaaaaaaaaaaaaaaaaaactgtgacaAAATGCTCTTGAACTAGGAGTataagtaaaaagtaaaaatagagTTGTAAAAGCCACGTATTTTTGAGTTAAATCTGTACATGACACCGGTATAGTACCATTATTGGAAAATAAATTCTTAGTCTCACTCTCAAGTTAACGCTGGTGGCCATGTGCCTCACTTCCCAAAAACCCCTGCCCTGGTATTTAAAAATGCTGCtactatttttatgttttatgtttttagacGGGGTGCCTAGTGCTAGTATTAGTGGTAGtagtaaaatacaaaatacagtAGTGGCTGGCTCCCATCTCCGCCCAGTAAAGTGCCACGTGGCATTCTGGCAATGCAAGCCTCCACGGACGCACGCTCTCTCCGGATCACATGAAAATGCGAATCTTCCTTCCCtcacaaatcaaaatcacaatcacaaattcacaaatcacaatcgCAAACTCATCagcttcttctctttctcaataaaaaaaaaaaaaaaactcagctctctctctctctctctctctctctccaaaccaTAAAAAGGTCCACCCCGGCCCATCTGGGCAATTTcgtcaacccaaaaaaagaagtggCAATTCCGAAACTCACACAAAACACCATGGGCCACCTCAAACCCTACAACCAATCAAAAATCACTAGGCGATTAGCTCAATAATACATATACAACCTTTGATGCTTCAACGAAACCAGACCATACGAAAGTACGAAAACTGAGTTTTTATTGATTGGGATTGTGGGCTTTAAAAACCAACAGAGACGCATGTCTCTGCTTCTTCCATACGTGATCCACACATAATTATTGTTTGTTTCCCAggaaaatttacattttctctatttcggatcattgaaaaggaaaatccGAGATGAGTTTGACAGCAATCTTAAGCTCCATCGATTGGCAATATGAATCATACCCAACATACGAGGATTTCTTAATCCTTCCCTTCTTTGCTTTGTTGTTTCCCTCTGTTCGATATTTCCTAGATAGATTCATCTTCGAGGTACTTTCTCATTGTTTACCATAATTAAACCTTATCTCTTTTTGGTTTACTCACTTCTACTTTGTCGGGTCTTAGCTCCCTTTTCAATCTATTGGATTATTGATGAttcgctttttttttctttctttttatttaaatcaaaatttgattgaCCCAGATAggcttttcacttttttttatgatgggttttgcttggttttgtattttgtgATGTGCATAATTGGTTGTTGTACATTTGGTTGGAGTCAGTGATATTCTACTGTTATGATGAATATTTGTGCAGCTTTTGTAATGGTCTTAGAATcttggtgaattttttttttttttttttttttttgcattttgtcaGTTAAATtgtctttcattttttcttattttgggtTGATGATAAATACAGGGTGGCGAGTAAGATTGTGGGTTCAATactctgtgtgtgtgtaaacTTATCACTTAAATGCAATGGTTTTAATGCATAAGCAGTCTGTTCCATGAATTTTATAGCTACCTTGTTCCATGCTTGACCAATTTAATAAATGGGCATGGTACCTTGTGTGTTTATTTTGGCTATCAATGTAACCTGTTTCACTGATCATGATAGTAGATATGCCTTGATTTAGTGTTTTCTTGTTATAAAGCCCCATGATTCTAAAGCATTTTTAAGTCTCTAAGTAGCTTAGCATTACTCCTACTAGGGTCTTCATTAGTAAATTTAGATTTTGGCAGCAAGCAACAGGATTCATAACTACGTCTTCATTTTGATCAATGAGCCTTATTATTTTGTGTAGCTCATTCGTGAGATGCAATCTATAAACATTAAAATGGATAAAGCTATTACCTTTTGTCCCTATTGTTATGACAATTTTACTGCACCATTATATATGCTTCTCTTTGAAAGTTCACTTCTTCTTGATTATATTAAACGCTGCTCTATATTTAGTGCTTGTTCAGCTATGCTGTATACCAGAAAGTTATCCTAAATTTTGATGGTTTACATAATGAAGACTAGggaataatattttttcatcattttgaagAAATGTGATGGCTTACTTCATGCTTTAATGATAATAGGTCAAATGTATCACTCTGCTATTTAATTTCAATTCACTAATCTTTGCTCATGCTTGAGCTAAGGTTGGTCATTGTTCTTCTAGCTCAAGTCATCTGTTTTATGCCAGAAAATTGTAAAAGTCAGTATATTGCTCCATTCCTTTTGTATGTTTGGGAATATCTAAAAACTGTGAAATTGGGTGTTTAGTTCCATGTTCCATTGTTTCATCAATTTTTAACtttcattttgttctttctcCAAATAGAGCAAATATAATCATGATCAGGAACTCTGAATGAGATTGCTTTGACTCTGTTGGATTtttgcttgtttctttttctttttccactcCGACTTTTCTTCCCcctttttgcattttcttttttgggttggcTGAAATGAATGTGCATATTGCAGAAAGTGGCAAATCGGTTAATTTTTGGAAAGGGAAATCAGATGAAGGATGTTGACGCAACCGagagaatgaagaagatgagaaaatTTAAGGAGTCAGCATGGaaattcatttattatcttACAGCAGAGATTTTCGCTTTATCTGTAACTTATAATGAGCCTTGGTTTACCAAAACAATATGCTTTTGGGTAGGACCAGGAAATCAGGTTTGGCCTGATCAAAAAATTAAGTAAGACTTCccagattatatatataaaaatgctGTGGTTGTTTGATGAAGCATTCACATTGGCTTAGCGCTATCCTCTACTTTTAATCGAACAAGGatgtttggtttatttagtcaatttttactaattaatgaCTTTCAGGTTAAAATTGAAGGTTTTGTATATGTTTGCTGCTGGATTTTACACATACTCCATATTTGCTCTGATTTTCTGGGAAACAAGGCGTTCTGACTTTGGGGTGTCCATGGGCCATCATTTTGCAACCCTAATTCTCATTGTGCTATCTTTCATTTATAGGTAGGTTTTTCTGTGAGTATCTCAGTCTCGTTCTGTTAATCACAATTTTAAGGAAGCAACATTACTGCCAATTGATCTATAGAAATTATAAGGGATGGCATTGATGAAGTCATGAATGTGTTTTCCTAGTGCCTATTTAGAAAAGCTTATGGCATCAAGTGCATGCAATGCTATAAATGTCTTGGATATTTAGGTTTTATACAAGAAACTGTTTCTCTCATATTTCTTGCAGGTTTGCCCGTATTGGTTCAGTTGTTTTGGCTATTCATGATGCTAGTGATGTGTTTCTGGAGATAGGGAAGATGTCCAAATACAGTGGTGCTGAAGCGCTAGCTAGCtttgcatttattatatttgtttttaccTGGATCGTACTACGCCTCATTTACTACCCATTTTGGGTCCTTTGGAGTACTAGGTTCGTAAGCTTCCTGCTTAATTTAGATTAGCTATGAAACTTCTTTAATTTTCCTTAGCTTCTATATTTATGTTCTGCCATGGTCTTAAGATCAAATGGTATatgtaactttaagcaatgttctaccatatattaatttttattgaattaatattttgaatatctCAATGTCGAATTACATGTTCTCTATGTTCTAAACACAAccaaattttgtgccaataagatgtttttactatttaatcaaTAAATTCATTTGTTATGCATACTTTTAAgatacaaaaacttgaaatttaaacatttgattgatgacatggttattgatctttaataattttgaaattttgcaaacatggaggttataaaagaaaatttaatgaaacgatgaatttgtcaaaatctgtatccaataaaaaaatattaagtagtGTAACATTGCTTATTGTTACATTAGATGTATCTTAAACCCATCTTATATATATACTGAGACTTTTTGATAgttaataagaaattttattgaaaagaaaCTAAAGTTACAGAAACTGTGTACACCAGAAATGTACTGAGGGAAGCTTTATGAATTTAACAATAAACACATAAATCTAAAAATTCCTCAAATGAGGAAGCCGAAAGACTGCTCATTTCTTTCATCCAACAATATAAGGAGAGCAAGAAAAACCGTTTTAGATCCACAAGAGAATGTTCTTCCCCTTCAAAAGTTTGATGATTGTGCTCGCTCCAAATAATTGCTGCCTGGTGACTGCCAATGCCCCCTCCAACATGCCAACAGCTCCACCCCATGCTGTGGCAACACCCAAGatataccaaacaaacaaaacacaaagGTCCATAAGCTATAAGTATACATACAATGAATGAGCAGGTGGTCCACAGACTCCCAACTGTTCTTGCACATAAAACACTTAACTGACAATGCAAATATTGCAAtcttgatttctcaaaaaaaaaaaaaaaaaaaaaaaaaaaaaaaaaacaggaagAAGAAAAACCTAGAAACTGTTTCTAAAGGATAGGCTTTTGATGTTGGAAGCACTCATTGGATATTTGGATCTTGGTTCCCTTATGTGTGATGTGTGCACCATGAAGATAACAAAATAGTTGCACTTTTAAAGAAACAGAGGATTCAATGTCTCAGTTGGAATCGttggattatatattttattcttttatattttttatttattgttggaTTTTCTCCCTTTAATGCAGCTATGAAGTTACCCTGACCTTGGACAAGGAAAAACACCCAGTAGATGGaccaatttattattatgtgtTCAATACTCTTCTATTTTGCTTGCTTGTTCTTCATTATTATTGGTGGGTGTTGATGTACCGGATGCTTGTTAAGCAAATCCAAGCAAGAGGCCAGATTAGTGACGATGTTCGATCTGGTAAGTAAAATCTATTTTCCTTCAGTGGTTGTGTAAAGTGAATGCGCACATTAATGATTGTAGAAATAAACAAGTATAAATCCATAAATGAATTTTGGGAGGGAAAATTTTCAAGTGGATATGAGGATCCACCTTCGATGCAACTATCTGGATCTAAAAATGGCTGCATTTAGGGGGATCTATCATTTTAGCAACTGGAAAAAGGTTTTTCTTAACTGCACTCCATGGGACATTGTAGTGAAGTGAACAGTGATGTCTTAGGggtatttgattttgtttattgCAGGTGGTGAGGGGTTGCATGGGTCAAACAAGACTtcgcttttcttttttttctttttctttttttcactttcacAGCATGATAAAAGAGCAGTATTTAATATGATAAACAAGTACAGAATGTTGGACAGTATTGTAACCAATTCACTCTCTTGACTTTACTATACAAGAGGCAATAAGCTAAACCGGGagtgagctctagctcaaaacCTTATTACTCCTTCTAgctattattagtttattactaATATTTCAAAGGTATATTACAAATGGCCTCCCTATGATTAGGGGAAATTATGGATTTACCTCCTTATCTTTTGGAAACTGTAACTGAACCATCCTGTGATTTGGAGTAAATTGAAATCATCATATTTATCGTCCAAGGTATGGATTCTCCCATGTGACATGCACTTGTTGCATGAAACACTACATGAATCATGTCTCTTTATTCCATTTCTTTTCGATTGTTCTGTTTTCATGGAAACACCTCTATGGTGGCCACTGGGGTTTGGGTTCCAAGctgaacaacaacaaaaaaagtgaaTGTCAGGTTAGGCTTCATAGGTCTGATGCTTGGCCCTTCTCTCAGTTTTCCTTGGGCAACACTAAGAGTCCTCAGTTCCTATGGTCCCTCAACTTCAGGCAGTGCCCATACCCCAACCAAGGACccaaaaatagttaaataaataaaatggaaacGGACAGTTCATAGCAGTGGGGCTCGGATGCAGCATAGATGATCGATACTAATCAATACTAATATTCAATGGGATCTACTAGATGAGATCCATTGGATGATGGATCTCATATATAGTGGTTCTTGCCTCTCTCCACTTCACCTATAACTATTGGGTGATAAATTTTGATAGTCTATCTTACTGCTAAtatgatgattttttaaaatgaacttGACCAGTTGAACCTAAACTAAGTTTTGGgcttattgttattattttatgaatgcTACAATATCCTagtcttttattaaaaaaaatggttaacccttttttttggggggttcaTATGCAGATAGTGAAGATGAGCATGAGCATCAAGATTGATCAAGGAACAAAATTTATGGCTACTATGTATGATCATTGCAAAGGTTGGTATTTAGTTAAAACAATTTAGAAGTTCCATGGAAGAAACCAACTGATTATCTAGAGTTCCTAGTGTTTTACGATGAACTAGTGCACATATGCGGTTTTAATTGGAGTTACCattgttatttttcttcttaagtATTTAAAATGATCTTACATTATGAGCACAGATATGAAAAACTAAATGCATAAAGTGCTGCAAGAAAGATTTATtctcaaaacatgtaaattttCTATTGGCAGTTCCCCATCTTTCTTCAATTGAGAGAGATCTTCTGTCATTTCTCCTGCAGATGAGAACCGCTTTTCTGATGTGCTTTTTTTGCTATATTGAGAAACTTGTGGTTGGAGAACTTCCCTTGTAATTGAGAGGGTCataaatcaatttgagatcAGATACAGAAGCAGGTTAGAGGGTAGCAATTGGTGAGAAGTTTCATTCTTCATCTGAGATTTTGGCCTATGCAACTTGCCTCCTTAAGTTTGAGTTTGCAGCCAGGGAAATGATCTGTTGTATAAGGGAGTTAACAGTAGCTTGTGAGTCAACTACTTGTACTGAAAGTCAGTCCTGCTGCCAATTGTGAAATTCTGTTAGTTCTGTTGAAAGTTTTGATGAACCTTTTTGTAACTGTTGTTCTTTGACCTTATTGTAGTCCAATGTCTCCAAGGGTGAGTAGATTTTGTCAATAATTTGCTTGGTTGTTGGTGTAAGCCGACTTACAAGtttcttactttttatttttcattcatatTAACTCAGAAAACACTTTTGCATTTTGTCTATTGGACTTTTGAATTGCTTAACTAATGTTGCTATCTAGGGTGGTGGTAATTTACAGGAAGTGCATTTAtcaagtgtgcatttggatttggatgaaaattataaattattttaatattcagcttatttttgttattattcatgAGTTCTACCGcattttttagtactattcatgggtcatactgtactatttcaattaacttttacctttatttacaatactttcaacaataggttttcagtttcagtaaaataagtggtATTTAAACAGACCCTAAGTATCAATTCTTCATTGTAAAAATTTCTTTATTCCCTAAGCAAAAGGAGTGAGGTTGAAGATGAATGGATGAATCCGAGCCTACCACGAAAGCAGTACTTTGATCTTCAAGATAGCTTATGCACTTGAACACTCACATATGCACTCTATTCGCACCTTTGTGAAACTTGGTCCATGGGACCTGAAAAAAAGTAGCTTTCACTAACCTAATGACTTGTGTTCTGAGATGTGTAACACTTTTGCCATTAAATTTGagcaaaattattatttcaCCCTCCTGCTTACACACTTCAtacaatataattttgaaaaatgtccGCATTTAATACATGATGTATACAAAAAGTTTAGAACAAGAGTGCGAGACAATCAAAGTCCTAATTTATAATACAAAATAGGAGGGAAATTAATCAACACATTTGAGTCATGCACCATGATGATTGTTCTTTATAATTAGGCTAAGAAACTGATTGGTTTTTTGTGTAGGTcggatttgaattctaaatcTCTCTTcgatgacaaaatatttttatcaattgagctaactaaaaTTCGCAATTTCTCACACACTAATTCTTTGATTCAATTAATTCAACTCATTTGATAAtgattaataaaatgaaaatagtccaaatatatgaatttaatataGTTTAT contains these protein-coding regions:
- the LOC126718015 gene encoding ASC1-like protein codes for the protein MSLTAILSSIDWQYESYPTYEDFLILPFFALLFPSVRYFLDRFIFEKVANRLIFGKGNQMKDVDATERMKKMRKFKESAWKFIYYLTAEIFALSVTYNEPWFTKTICFWVGPGNQVWPDQKIKLKLKVLYMFAAGFYTYSIFALIFWETRRSDFGVSMGHHFATLILIVLSFIYRFARIGSVVLAIHDASDVFLEIGKMSKYSGAEALASFAFIIFVFTWIVLRLIYYPFWVLWSTSYEVTLTLDKEKHPVDGPIYYYVFNTLLFCLLVLHYYWWVLMYRMLVKQIQARGQISDDVRSDSEDEHEHQD